The region CTCCTCGACGGCATCCAGACCCTGGTGACCCGCCGCGACGGCGGTTCGGAGGTCAGGTGGTGACGGCGACGTGTACGTGGTCGTAGTGGCAGGCCGTGACGGGCGGCCGTTTACCGCTGCAACCTGACTGGGCGTAGCCCTTCCAGTTGCCCCTCGGCGAGTAGACCTTGCCTCGCCACATCACGTGGTCGATCTTGTACTTCTTGTGGTTCTTGACCAGCCAGGCGCGCATCTTGTCGCCATCGGACTTGTTCGAGCCCTTCGCGGCGGTGCCACCCGGGCCGTACATCAGATCGCAGGCCCGGCCACTCGGGTGGTACGGATAGCTGTCCGGAGCCCGGTAGCAGCCAATCCGGTCCCACTTGAAGCCGCCCGCCTTCGCCTTGGACAGCATGGCCCGGTACAGCTTGCACATCTTGCTGGTGGTTCTGCTCGGGCACTTGGCCTTCGCGGCAGTCGTCGTGGCGGCCGATCCCGTCTTTGCCGCATCGGTCTTCTCGGCGGCCGGTCCCGTCTTTGCCGCATCGGTCTTTTCCGCGGCCTCGGTCTCCGCCGAGTCGTCCGCGTCGGTCATCTCCACGCCGTTCGGCTGGACGGTGCCACCGATGCCGCCGAGGGTGTCCGTCGGGTCACCCCAGACGGTTGATCCGGATCCGGCCGCCGGGTAGGAACTGGTCGTCCCGACAATGGTTGTCGGCTGTCCGGACGACTTGGCGGAGACCAGGTTCGACGTGCCGACGATCGCTGCGGCGATCGCCAGTATCGCGAGAAAGAGAGGTAGGGCCTTTGTCCTGAATGTTGTCACCACGATTGGCTCCCAAGGGGAAGTAACGGTCCATCGATCGCGCCCGGCCGACAGCGCTTGACAGCCAATCCACCTGTTCCGTTGCCCTCTTACAAGGCGGAAACGGAGTCCCGGACTGATCCGGACGATCGCGGGTACGACGTCCTGTTCCGAACAGTTCCACCGCCGCTGCTCAGCGACGGGTGAAGGTGAAAACCTCGTGCTTTCCGCCCCTGCACCGCACCTGGATGAGTTGAGCTCCAGCGTCGTCGGTGGCGAAGACGGCACCGATACAGTTTCCACTGGCGCTGGCCGCCGACCGGATGCGGAAGCCGACCGTAGGCGAGGTGACCGGTTCGATGACGAATTTCTGGTCGGCCCGACTGTTGTCACAGTCGTCCACCGCCATCAGCACCTCGTCGATCTTCCCGCCACCGTCGACGGTCACGCAGCCGATGCCCCACCGAGGATGGTCCGCCTTGATGCGGTAGACGTTGCCGCTGACCCCTTCGAGAACCATTGTTGGCGAGGCGGTGGCGCATGGGTATTGGCCGATCACCAACCGCCCCGAGTCGGTGTAGAGCTGAGGTCCCTCGCCGACGCAGAAGCCGGTGTGCGACACCTTGATCCGGACCGGTCCGACCGGTGGTCCGGACGGCTTGGGGGTGGTCGGCGTACTGGCGCTCGGCTTGGGCTTGGGCGTCGCCGTCCTGGTCGGCGCTGCGGAGGCGGTCGCGCTCGGCTCGGCCGTCTCCAACCCCAGATCAGGATCCATGGAGATATCGGCGACGACGCCCGGGTCGCTGGCCTGATGGGTACGGTCGTCGCGTAGGAACCTCGCGGTCGCCCCGATGGCGATGAGCGTCATTATGAACACCAGCACCCCGGAGAGCACCCGGGCCGACCAACCGGTGCGATACATGATCGGCGGGATCAGCCAGCGCAGTCCTGCCGGACGGGGCACCTCGACCGCTGGGTCGTAGCGGTGCAGGCCCACCCACTGTTCGCTCTTCTGCTCGGCCACGGTGGACGCCAGCTTCCCGTCCGCGAACACCGGCACGGTCTCGTGGGTAACCGGCGTGTCCGGTACGGGACTGTCCCGATCAGCGGCTACGACAGCTGGCTTGGCGACCTCCGACGCTGGTGGTGGTAGTACCGACGGTGGTGGTACCGACGGTGGTGGTGGTACCGAGGGTGGTGCTGCGGCCGGGGACGGTTCCACGTCGAGCGGAGCAGGCTGCTGCGGCGCATGGCCGTCCGCCTGTTCCGGCTTCGCGGGGGTGCTGGCGGGCTGGCCGGAGACCGGGGTTGCCACACCGGGATCGACGAGATCGGCCCAGGCGGCGGTCAGCGGGTCCAGGTGGTCGACCCTGCCGAGCATGGTGGGTTGCTCGGTCAGCCACGACCCGGGAACTGCGGTCGGATCGGCCGCTGCTGCCGCTGTCTCGGCCGGTTTTGCTACTTCGGGCGTGGGCACCGGGGCTGTCGGCGCGGGCTGGCTGTTGGTAGCTGGACCGCTGGTCGTCGCCGGATCACCGTGGGTGGACGTACCACTGGTCGCCGCCGGATCACCGTGGGTGGGCGTACCGTCGGTCGTCGCCGGATCGGTGGCAGTGGGCGGTGCCGTCGGTGCCGGGATGATGGTCGGCACGGGCTGGGCGGTGGCGACCGCGATGCGTCTGCGGGCGGCCAGCCAGACCGCCACGGTGGCCTCGTCGCCGCCACAGGCCCGGACGAATGCGGCGACCACGTTCTCCCGGGGAAGGGTGGCCCGTCCCAGGACGGCAGCGGTGGTGCTGTGGGGCAGTACGTCCCCGGCGGTTTCGGCCCGGCGTTGAAGTTGCCGATAGGTCAGCCCCGACCACTGCTTGAGAGCCCGCATCGCCGCGACGAACTCCGGTGGTGAGGTCGCCCCCTGAGGCCCCGGAGCCGTCCCGACCTGCTCGATTGGGTCTGTCCCGCCGTCGTCGCGCCCCGGCACGTCCGCCTCTCCCTGTCGGTGCGGGGGGCGAAACATCCTGACTCGGCATGACGTTCGACTTCGATGCCGTCCCCCGGGTCGAATCAGGGTCAATATTCCATCGCCACCCGAGTATGTAAAGGGTTGTCGCAGCACGTCCGCCGCGTTCGGCGAATTGGAGACAGCGAATGGGATTGGGACGCCATCTGGTCGACCTGCTATCCGGTGTCCGCCTGATGCATGCGGTATGGGGCGAATGCTATGGGCGGCTGACGCGCACCTTGCTTATGTTAATGCTCATCGATCAATGATGCCCTTTGGGTGCCCCGTACCATTTCGAGGAGTCCTCATGCGCAGACGACAGGTACTGCGGCTCGCCGCAGGCGTACTGGCAGCCGCGCTGTCGATCGCCGGTGTCCAGTCCGGCGCCAGCGGCGTAGCCTTCGCCGATCCCGCTGTCGCGGTCCGTACCGTCTACTACGACGCGAGCCGGGCCGGCGAGTTCACCACCAACTTCACCCAGGCCGCCGCGATCTGGAACAGCAGTGTCTCCAACGTACGACTGGTGGCCGGCACCCCGGCGAGCGTGACCATCTACGTCGACAACGGTTGGCCCCGGGCGTACGTGCAGGGCCTCGGTCGGGGCCGGGTCTACATGGGCTGGCAGGCGGTCAACCAGGGGCACGACCGGACGCGGATCGCCACCCATGAACTTGGTCACATCCTCGGCCTGCCCGACCGTCGTACCGGCCTCTGCTCGGATCTGATGTCCGGCAGCAGCGCCCCGACCTCCTGCCGCAACGCGTATCCGAGTGCGGCCGAGGCGACCCAGGTCGACGCGCTCTTCGCCAACGGTCTCGCGCCGGCCCAGCTCACGGCCGACACCGCACCAACCGGCACGGCCCACGTGTGGAGCAACGGCTAGCGCACCGGACACGTGTGGAGCAACGGCTAGCGCGCCGGACCAGTCCGTAGGCGCGGCGGCACACCCCATGGCCGACATCCCGCCGGCCGGACCGCCGCCGTGACCTACGCGACAACGAGGCGTACCGGCTCGTCGCGTCGGTCAAGATGCCGCGATGGGCAGTAGTACCTCGGTCGACGTCGGTCCGACGCTTCTCGTCGTACTGGCCGTGCTCGCCGCCGTCGGTGCGGTAGTCGTCCGGTGGGCCGGCCTCGGGCCCGGGCGGACGGTACTGACCGCCACGCTCCGGGCCACCCTGCAACTCGCTGCCGTCTCGTTGATCATCGTGGCGGTGCTCCGAGCCTGGTCGACGACGATCGCCTTCGTCCTGGTGATGTACGTCGTCGCGGCGGTCACCTCCGCCCGCCGGATCAGCGACCTGCGCACCGGCTGGCTCGCGGCACTGCCCATCGCGCTCGGCGTGGCACCCGCGCTCGCCCTCCTGCTCGGCACCGGCGTCCTGCCCGGTACGCCCCTGGTGGTGCTGCCCACCGCCGGCATCCTGATCGGCGGCGCGATGACGGCGACCAGCCTGGCCGGTCGGCGGGCCCTCGACGAGCTGCGGCAACGCCACGGCGAGTACGAGGCCGGCCTGGCCCTGGGCTTTCCTGAGCGCGTCGCCGCACTGGAGATCTGTCGCCCGGCCGCCGGCCAGGCGCTCGTCCCCGCCCTGGACCAGACCCGGACGGTCGGGCTGGTCACCCTGCCCGGCGCGTTCGTGGGCGTACTCCTCGGCGGGGCCAGCCCGGTACAGGCCGGCGTGACGCAGCTCGTCATCCTGGTCGCGCTGCTCGCCGTGGAGGCGATCGCCATCGGCGTGGTGGTGGAGTTGGTCGCCCGGGGAGCCGTACGGGCTGCCGACGCCCCGAACTAGTTGGGCTTCTTCTCGCAGCGGTAGCGCGGCTCGGCCTCGTACCGCCAGGTGAACTTCTCCCGCCGGATCTCCTTGCCGTCCTTACGGAAGATGCGCCAGGCGTCCTGGGTGAAGCCGTCGATGCCGTTCGTGGCGATGCAGCTCGGCCCGGGTTCCAGGTAGACCGTTTCCGGCCGGGTGATGCTCCGGCGCGGGCTCCACTGGGTGGTCACGCTGTCGTAGACCTTGGTGCTCCAGATCGACACGGTGATCGAGTTGTTGGTCACCGCCGTGTCGATGATCAGCCCGTGCGGGGTGTCGTTGCGGAACTTGAAGTCCAGGGTCGGGTAGATGATGGTCGACTCGATCACCGACGGATACGAGCTGAAGTAGTAGGAGTGCGGCTTGTGCTGCACGTCCTCCAGTCCGGCGTAGTAGGTGGCGTTGAACAGCGTGGTGGTGAACTGCGAGATACCGCCACCCACGCCCGGCACGAGCTTGCCGTCGGAGATGACCGCCGCGTCCCGGTAGCCCTCCGCGTAACCCCGGGGCCCGGTGTGGTTGTTCAGCGAGAAGGTCTCGCCCGACTTGACCAGCGCACCGTCCACCTCCTCGGCGGCCAGCCGGATGTTGTGGCTTCGCGGATGGGAGAGACCGCCGGTGAAGTAGGTGGTGAAGCTGGAGACCTTCTCCTTGATGCCCAGGGTGGGCAGCTCATCGTCGGTCACCTTGGGTTGGACCGCCTTGAGCGTGCCCTTGACCTCGCGACCGACGCCGTTGGGCAGCACCGCCAGCAGGTCCCGGCTGAGCGCGGCGGTGTCCACCTGCCGGCCGCTCTTGCTGGTTACCGGGTGCAGTTTGCCGCCCTGCACGGAGTAGGTGGCGTCCTTCGGGGCCACCTCCACCTTGGCGAGCTGTCCACTGATCGCGGCGCGGAGCTTCTTCTCGTCCACCCGGGGCGTGATCTGCCCGTACTTGTCACCGGCGAGTACGAGGCTCTTGGCGATCGCGGCGGGGGAGATGGTGAGCTTCCCCTTGTCGGTCTCGACCGTGACCGGTGCGGCCACCGCCGGAGTGGCGAGCTGGGCGATGAGGCGGTCCACCTCCTCGGTGCTGGTCGCGGGTTGGACGTCGACCA is a window of Micromonospora polyrhachis DNA encoding:
- a CDS encoding ABC transporter permease encodes the protein MGSSTSVDVGPTLLVVLAVLAAVGAVVVRWAGLGPGRTVLTATLRATLQLAAVSLIIVAVLRAWSTTIAFVLVMYVVAAVTSARRISDLRTGWLAALPIALGVAPALALLLGTGVLPGTPLVVLPTAGILIGGAMTATSLAGRRALDELRQRHGEYEAGLALGFPERVAALEICRPAAGQALVPALDQTRTVGLVTLPGAFVGVLLGGASPVQAGVTQLVILVALLAVEAIAIGVVVELVARGAVRAADAPN
- a CDS encoding VanW family protein; translated protein: MRVSLYGDKQVPANEAPTVQVKAISFADVPATGPSGGGATPAGPAGTAPDNRTPRRRTRQALIAGGAAAVVLATIGVTTAYAYSGEVPRGTVVLGVDVGGKSRTEAAEALRADLTRRAQTLDAPVTVRIGEKTAQIKPADVGLAVDVDATVAASLKAEANPLSRLFGSREVEPVVTVDAERLDTELRKVAGELGPEMTVPRVTFTGTTPTAVYPKPGKGLNPEQSAQAVRTGWLSGEPVTIPVVDVQPATSTEEVDRLIAQLATPAVAAPVTVETDKGKLTISPAAIAKSLVLAGDKYGQITPRVDEKKLRAAISGQLAKVEVAPKDATYSVQGGKLHPVTSKSGRQVDTAALSRDLLAVLPNGVGREVKGTLKAVQPKVTDDELPTLGIKEKVSSFTTYFTGGLSHPRSHNIRLAAEEVDGALVKSGETFSLNNHTGPRGYAEGYRDAAVISDGKLVPGVGGGISQFTTTLFNATYYAGLEDVQHKPHSYYFSSYPSVIESTIIYPTLDFKFRNDTPHGLIIDTAVTNNSITVSIWSTKVYDSVTTQWSPRRSITRPETVYLEPGPSCIATNGIDGFTQDAWRIFRKDGKEIRREKFTWRYEAEPRYRCEKKPN
- a CDS encoding snapalysin family zinc-dependent metalloprotease, translating into MRRRQVLRLAAGVLAAALSIAGVQSGASGVAFADPAVAVRTVYYDASRAGEFTTNFTQAAAIWNSSVSNVRLVAGTPASVTIYVDNGWPRAYVQGLGRGRVYMGWQAVNQGHDRTRIATHELGHILGLPDRRTGLCSDLMSGSSAPTSCRNAYPSAAEATQVDALFANGLAPAQLTADTAPTGTAHVWSNG